Within the Vibrio tasmaniensis genome, the region CAACAGTGATTGGGCAGGACTAGAAGTCATCGATACTGCGGTAGGCTCGCACCAAGACGAAGGCTTTGTTGAGTTTAAAGCTTACTTCAATGAAGAAGGCGCACAATACTGCATGCAAGAACGCTCTCGCTTTATACGTCAAGACGGTCTTTGGTACTACATTGATGGTACCTTCCCAGAGCAGGAACAAACTACACAACCAGAAATTGACCCACGCTTAAATCAAACCGTTGAGAGCTTTAAAATCGGCCGTAATGATCCGTGTATTTGTGGCAGTGGTAAGAAATACAAGAAGTGCTGCGGGTAACTCGTTCGACTAAGAAGTCAGATTAAGAGAAGAGATTCCTGATGTCGCTTAGGCTCCTCGGAATGACGCAAAGTCAGAGGTTAGAAAAGTGACGTAGGGCTTAGAAATCTTGAAATCTTGAAAATTAAAAAACTAAAAAGCCCCGTAAACATGTTTGTTTGCGGGGCTTTTGCCTGTCTTTTACGCGGTTCTATTAATCTAAAGAGAGCTTACTTATGACGCTCTTTCAGCTTGTTTACCACATCATCCATCGATAAGCCTTGATCTTGAAGAAGAACCATTAGGTGGTAAATCAAATCTGCTGATTCACACACTAACTCCGCCTTATCGCCCGACGTCGCCGCAAGCGCGACTTCAACGCCTTCTTCGCCCACTTTTTGCGAAATACGCTTGGTGCCACGGGCATATAGACTGGCAGTATAAGAAGATTCAGGATCGGCGTCCTTGCGGGCAGCCAATAGCTGCTCAAGCTGATGAAGCCACACCATCTGAGACTCTTCTTGCTTGTCTCCATCCCAACACGTTGTTGTACCTGTGTGGCACGTTGGACCAATGGGATTAACTTTAACCAGTAAGGTGTCGCTGTCACAGTCCAAGGCGACGTTGTGCAGTTGCAATACGTTGCCTGACGTTTCACCTTTCGTCCAAAGGCGCTCTTTGGTGCGAGAGAAAAACGTCACTTGGCCAGTCTCGCCTGTTTTCTCTAGTGCTGCTGGGTTCATGTATCCCATCATCAGCACTTGGCTAGACTGGTAATCTTGAACAATCGCTGGCACTAAGCCATCGACTTTTTCCCAATCAATACGCTCTGACAATGCGCCTACTTCTGTTTTTGATAAGCTTACGGGTTCAAAACTCATAGTCGCACCTCTACATCTTGTTGTTTTAAATACTGTTTAAGTTCACCAATATTGATGACTTGTTTGTGGAATACCGAAGCCGCAAGTGCTCCATCCACGTTGGTCTTTTTATAAGCTTCAGCAAAGTGTTCCATTGCACCTGCGCCACCTGATGCAATCAGGGGTACATTACACACCGAACGTACCATATTTAACTGGTCGATATCATAGCCGTTGCGAACGCCATCTTGGTTCATCATGTTTAACACGATCTCACCGGCGCCACGCTTCTGTACTTCCTGCACCCAATCTTTGGTTTCCCACTTGGTTGCTTTGGTACGCGCTTCATCGCCTGTGAATTGGTAAACCTGATATTTACCCGTCTCTTTATCGAAGTATGAATCGATACCGACAACGATACACTGTACGCCGAACTTATCAGCTAGGTCAGTGATTAGCTGTGGGTTAGCCAATGCAGGCGAGTTGATGGATACTTTATCTGCACCAAACTCAAGAATGCGTGCTGCATCTTCCGCAGACTTAATACCACCAGCCACACAGAAAGGAATATCAATCACTTCTGCTACACGTTTCACCCAGCTTTTATCGACCACACGGCCATCACTTGATGCGGTGATGTCATAAAATACTAATTCATCAGCGCCCTCTTCTGCGTAGCGTTGTGCTAGCGGAACGATGTCACCAATAATTTCGTGATTACGGAATTGAACGCCCTTAACCACTTGTCCATCACGGACATCCAAACAAGGGATTATTCGCTTTGCCAACATGCAAATGCCTCCTCTGCGGTGAACTTGCCATCAAGCAGTGCACGACCAACAATCACACCCGCAACGCCGCTGCCTTTAAGTGCTTCGATATCAGCTAGGCTGCCAATGCCACCCGATGATTGGAATTGCACTTGTGGGTACTGTTTACAGAGATCAACATAGAGCTCTACGTTTGACCCTTCTAGCGTGCCATCACGTGAAATATCAGTACACAGAACGTGTTTAAGGCCAACCGTGAGGTAATCTTCAATTAGCGCTTCAATGGTCA harbors:
- the hisF gene encoding imidazole glycerol phosphate synthase subunit HisF produces the protein MLAKRIIPCLDVRDGQVVKGVQFRNHEIIGDIVPLAQRYAEEGADELVFYDITASSDGRVVDKSWVKRVAEVIDIPFCVAGGIKSAEDAARILEFGADKVSINSPALANPQLITDLADKFGVQCIVVGIDSYFDKETGKYQVYQFTGDEARTKATKWETKDWVQEVQKRGAGEIVLNMMNQDGVRNGYDIDQLNMVRSVCNVPLIASGGAGAMEHFAEAYKKTNVDGALAASVFHKQVINIGELKQYLKQQDVEVRL
- the hisIE gene encoding bifunctional phosphoribosyl-AMP cyclohydrolase/phosphoribosyl-ATP diphosphatase HisIE translates to MSFEPVSLSKTEVGALSERIDWEKVDGLVPAIVQDYQSSQVLMMGYMNPAALEKTGETGQVTFFSRTKERLWTKGETSGNVLQLHNVALDCDSDTLLVKVNPIGPTCHTGTTTCWDGDKQEESQMVWLHQLEQLLAARKDADPESSYTASLYARGTKRISQKVGEEGVEVALAATSGDKAELVCESADLIYHLMVLLQDQGLSMDDVVNKLKERHK
- a CDS encoding YchJ family protein — translated: MSLCPCGSKNTYQQCCKSAHLNHSAVETPEQLMRSRYSAHVLGLVDYVVATYHPSCNAEAQREGIAESINSDWAGLEVIDTAVGSHQDEGFVEFKAYFNEEGAQYCMQERSRFIRQDGLWYYIDGTFPEQEQTTQPEIDPRLNQTVESFKIGRNDPCICGSGKKYKKCCG